In Juglans regia cultivar Chandler chromosome 5, Walnut 2.0, whole genome shotgun sequence, the following are encoded in one genomic region:
- the LOC108987784 gene encoding WRKY transcription factor WRKY24-like: MASSSGSLDTSANSQQSSFTFSTTDHHPFMTSSFSDLLASAYYDENQNNNTAGTENNKHRGLSDRVAERTGSGVPKFKSTPPPSLPISPPSVSPSSYFAIPAGLSPAELLDSPVLLNSYNILPSPTTGTFPAQAFDWKSNFGNNQQNVKKEDNNYDFSFPTQQRPPLSSSATNFQSSNTTIQTAQQQAWSFQDPSKQADFSSGKKSTVKHEFGSLQSSQSYSPEIATIQTNNTQSNNNGGFQSDYGSCHQQAQSLSKKSGDGYNWRKYGQKQVKGSENPRSYYKCTYPNCPTKKKVEMSLDGQITEIVYKGSHNHPKPQSTRRSSSSSASSHSIQASNSAPTEIPDQSLATHGNGHMDSVGTPENSSISMGDEDFDQNSQKCKSGGDDFDEDEPNAKRWKQEGENEGLSVAGSRTVREPRVVVQTTSDIDILDDGYRWRKYGQKVVKGNPNPRSYYKCTYPECPVRKHVERASHDLRAVITTYEGKHNHDVPAARGSGSHSNRPLQSSNNNNNNIAATAAFRPRLPTSEGQAPFTLEMLQSPGSHGFSGFENAIDSYMNQPQDTDNVYSRAKEEPRDDLFFESLLA, from the exons ATGGCCTCCTCTTCCGGGAGCTTGGACACCTCGGCTAACTCCCAACAATCAAGCTTTACTTTCTCGACGACCGACCACCACCCGTTCATGACCTCCTCCTTCTCCGACCTTCTTGCCTCGGCCTACTATGatgaaaaccaaaacaacaataCCGCAGGTACAGAGAATAATAAGCATCGTGGGTTGTCTGATCGGGTAGCCGAGAGAACTGGGTCGGGTGTTCCCAAGTTCAAGTCGACTCCACCTCCTTCGCTGCCCATTTCTCCACCTTCTGTGTCTCCCTCTTCCTATTTCGCTATCCCTGCTGGGTTGAGTCCAGCTGAGCTCTTGGACTCCCCTGTTCTTCTCAACTCTTATAAC ATTCTGCCATCTCCAACTACTGGAACATTCCCAGCTCAGGCCTTCGACTGGAAGAGCAATTTTGGCAACAACCAGCAGAATGTTAAGAAGGAAGACAATAACTACGATTTCTCTTTCCCAACCCAACAAAGGCCTCCATTGTCATCATCAGCGACAAATTTTCAGTCCTCAAATACCACAATTCAAACT GCACAGCAGCAAGCATGGAGTTTCCAGGATCCCTCCAAGCAGGCTGATTTTTCCTCAGGGAAGAAGAGTACAGTAAAACACGAATTCGGTTCTCTGCAGAGCAGCCAGAGCTACTCCCCTGAGATTGCCACCATACAAACCAACAACACTCAGAGCAACAACAACGGGGGGTTCCAATCAGATTATGGCAGCTGCCACCAGCAGGCTCAGTCTCTCAGCAAAAAGTCTGGTGACGGATACAATTGGAGAAAATATGGTCAAAAGCAAGTTAAAGGAAGCGAAAATCCAAGAAGTTATTACAAGTGCACTTATCCCAATTGCCCAACAAAGAAGAAAGTTGAGATGTCCTTAGATGGGCAGATTACTGAGATAGTGTACAAGGGGAGTCATAACCATCCCAAGCCTCAGTCTACCaggagatcatcatcatcatcagcttCTTCTCATTCAATTCAGGCTTCTAATTCTGCCCCCACTGAAATTCCTGATCAGTCATTAGCCACACATGGTAACGGACACATGGATTCGGTCGGGACCCCGGAGAACTCTTCAATATCCATGGGAGATGAGGATTTTGACCAGAATTCTCAGAAGTGTAAGTCCGGAGGAGATGACTTTGATGAAGATGAGCCTAATGCCAAAAGATG GAAACAAGAGGGTGAAAATGAAGGTCTTTCGGTAGCTGGAAGCAGAACAGTGAGAGAACCTAGAGTAGTAGTGCAGACAACTAGTGATATAGATATTCTAGACGATGGATACAGATGGAGGAAATATGGGCAGAAAGTGGTCAAGGGAAACCCAAATCCTAG GAGCTACTACAAGTGCACATACCCAGAATGTCCGGTGAGAAAGCATGTTGAGCGAGCCTCTCATGATCTAAGGGCAGTGATCACAACCTATGAGGGAAAGCACAACCATGATGTTCCCGCAGCCCGTGGCAGTGGCAGCCATTCTAATAGGCCTTTGCaaagcagcaacaacaacaataacaacattGCAGCCACCGCAGCATTTAGGCCGAGACTACCAACATCTGAGGGGCAAGCACCCTTCACCCTGGAGATGTTGCAGAGCCCTGGGAGTCACGGATTCTCGGGATTTGAAAACGCAATCGATTCGTACATGAACCAGCCTCAAGACACAGACAATGTGTATTCAAGAGCCAAAGAAGAACCAAGGGATGACCTGTTCTTCGAATCATTGCTTGCATAG